A section of the Deinococcus taeanensis genome encodes:
- a CDS encoding DUF7669 domain-containing protein has product MTCREEVLAAARILTPQHADGTFSVQDIVSAMRQKGTLHLDTVIRRHVNMEMCANATGARAGKYKDLERVARGRYRLLP; this is encoded by the coding sequence ATGACGTGCCGAGAAGAAGTCCTGGCGGCTGCCCGCATTCTGACCCCGCAGCATGCAGACGGAACGTTTTCGGTTCAGGACATTGTGTCGGCCATGCGGCAGAAGGGCACCCTCCACCTGGATACGGTCATCCGGCGTCACGTGAACATGGAGATGTGCGCGAATGCGACGGGTGCGCGGGCCGGGAAGTATAAGGACCTGGAGCGTGTCGCGCGAGGTCGCTACCGGTTGCTGCCGTGA
- a CDS encoding MBL fold metallo-hydrolase, translated as MSAGVHTLDLNFQGTPGVIAVSVFDTGDGLAVVDPGPGSTLATLKAGLNALGAGLADVRHVLLTHIHFDHAGAAGTLLTQVPAARAYVHERGAAHLTRPERLVASATQIYGDQMDRLWGAMTPVAPDRLLPLSGGETLRLGNRDVQVHYTPGHAVHHVSYHAGDDLFLGDVGGIRLDADQTPRAPTPPPDINLSAWRDSLDRLEQLPARTLHLTHFGAYPNTPAHWAGLRTTMTVDAQRILTGLDAGQDPEALTAAFTGDLMRDLHAEHPDLPARYEFACPPWMSVQGLIRYWRREAARGEQR; from the coding sequence GTGAGCGCCGGCGTGCACACCCTGGACCTGAACTTCCAGGGAACGCCCGGCGTGATCGCCGTGAGTGTGTTCGACACCGGAGACGGACTGGCCGTCGTGGATCCCGGACCGGGCAGCACCCTGGCCACCCTCAAGGCCGGGCTCAACGCCCTCGGCGCTGGGCTCGCAGACGTCCGGCACGTGCTGCTGACGCACATCCACTTCGATCATGCGGGCGCGGCCGGCACGCTCCTCACGCAGGTACCGGCCGCCCGCGCCTACGTGCACGAGCGCGGCGCCGCCCACCTCACCCGCCCGGAACGGCTCGTGGCGAGCGCCACCCAGATCTACGGAGATCAGATGGACCGCCTGTGGGGCGCCATGACGCCCGTCGCCCCGGACCGCCTCCTCCCCCTGAGCGGCGGCGAGACACTCCGCCTGGGCAACCGGGACGTGCAGGTGCACTACACACCCGGACACGCGGTGCATCACGTGTCCTACCACGCCGGGGACGACCTCTTCCTGGGGGACGTGGGCGGCATCCGCCTGGACGCCGACCAGACCCCCCGCGCCCCCACCCCCCCGCCCGACATCAACCTGAGCGCGTGGCGGGACAGCCTGGACCGCCTGGAACAGCTCCCCGCCCGCACGCTCCACCTCACGCACTTCGGCGCGTACCCCAACACCCCCGCGCACTGGGCGGGCCTGAGAACCACCATGACCGTCGACGCGCAACGTATCCTCACCGGCCTGGACGCCGGACAAGACCCGGAGGCCCTGACCGCCGCCTTCACTGGAGACCTCATGCGCGACCTGCACGCTGAACACCCCGACCTGCCCGCCCGCTACGAGTTCGCCTGCCCCCCCTGGATGAGCGTTCAGGGCCTCATCCGCTACTGGCGGCGCGAAGCGGCCCGCGGAGAACAGCGCTGA
- the msrA gene encoding peptide-methionine (S)-S-oxide reductase MsrA, whose protein sequence is MTTSSTGAQQAILAGGCFWCTEAVLKDVRGVQKIESGYIGGHTPTPDYRSVCSGTTGHAEAVRVTFDPAQVSYTDLLGLFFATHDPTSLNRQGADVGTQYRSAVFPLTPEQEAQTREVIEDLTRQDVFGQPIVTTIEPASEFHVAEDYHQNYYENNPRQPYCVAVIAPKVTKLRQYYADRLRA, encoded by the coding sequence ATGACAACCAGTTCGACAGGTGCGCAGCAGGCCATTCTTGCCGGCGGATGCTTCTGGTGCACCGAGGCGGTCCTGAAGGACGTGCGCGGCGTGCAGAAGATCGAGAGCGGGTACATCGGCGGGCATACCCCCACCCCCGACTACCGCAGCGTGTGCAGCGGCACCACCGGGCACGCCGAAGCGGTCCGCGTGACCTTCGACCCGGCCCAGGTGTCCTACACGGACCTGCTGGGCCTGTTTTTCGCCACGCACGACCCCACGAGCCTGAACCGGCAGGGGGCCGACGTGGGCACCCAGTACCGCAGCGCCGTATTTCCGCTGACGCCTGAACAGGAGGCGCAGACGCGCGAGGTCATTGAGGACCTGACCCGGCAGGACGTGTTCGGGCAGCCGATCGTGACCACCATCGAGCCCGCCAGCGAGTTCCACGTGGCCGAGGACTACCACCAGAACTACTACGAGAACAACCCCCGACAGCCCTACTGCGTGGCCGTGATTGCCCCGAAGGTCACGAAACTGCGGCAGTACTACGCTGACCGCCTGCGCGCCTGA
- a CDS encoding FAD-dependent oxidoreductase, with amino-acid sequence MTLTVRSVEREWDVLVAGGGTAGAIAGIAAARTGARVLIVEAQGSLGGTGTNAWVTPLMRNVSAGQNLNRGLTDELKARLRQRGDGAVDANGNDNWFNPEGLKFVLDDLLLGAGGEALFHTHVVQPEVTGGHITSLIVHNKGGLQRLHARTFIDATGDADVAALAGAPTAGGDADGLHQAMSLRFTLAGVNTARLRDYLGAQGQRQDSENFLHFWMVWDRRSTLEPLFRRAVQEGVLLERDGDYFQAFSVPGRPGELSFNCPRIRADLHDGTDPWHLSAAQLDGRQAITRLTSFCRTYLPGCEDAVVGVVAPMVGVRETRRITGDYVLTLTDILDCARFEDSICRNHYPVDIHSVKGGARLLHERDGTAPYFAPDAYHDIPYRCLIPQRITNLLVPGRAASSTFEAQSSIRVQQNCHTMGEAAGIAAAWAARDHGGTVRSVDVGALQCEMRARGANL; translated from the coding sequence GTGACCCTCACCGTCCGGTCCGTCGAACGGGAATGGGACGTCCTGGTCGCGGGCGGCGGGACCGCCGGCGCCATCGCCGGCATCGCCGCCGCCCGCACCGGTGCGCGCGTCCTGATCGTCGAAGCGCAGGGCAGCCTCGGCGGCACCGGCACGAACGCCTGGGTCACGCCGCTCATGCGCAACGTCTCCGCCGGGCAGAACCTCAACCGCGGCCTCACCGACGAACTCAAGGCACGGCTCCGGCAACGCGGCGACGGCGCGGTCGACGCGAACGGCAACGACAACTGGTTCAACCCCGAAGGGCTGAAATTCGTGCTGGACGACCTGCTGCTCGGCGCTGGCGGCGAAGCGCTGTTTCACACGCACGTCGTGCAGCCCGAGGTGACCGGCGGGCACATCACCAGCCTGATCGTGCACAACAAGGGCGGCCTGCAACGCCTGCACGCCCGCACGTTCATCGATGCCACCGGGGACGCAGACGTCGCCGCGCTCGCCGGCGCCCCCACGGCCGGTGGGGACGCGGACGGCCTCCACCAGGCCATGAGCCTGCGCTTCACGCTTGCCGGCGTGAACACCGCCCGCCTGCGCGACTACCTCGGCGCCCAGGGCCAGCGGCAGGACAGCGAGAACTTCCTGCATTTCTGGATGGTGTGGGACCGCCGCAGCACACTGGAACCCCTCTTCCGCCGCGCCGTTCAGGAGGGCGTGCTGCTTGAGCGCGACGGCGACTACTTCCAGGCCTTCAGCGTACCCGGCCGCCCGGGCGAACTGAGTTTCAACTGCCCCCGCATCCGCGCCGACCTGCACGACGGCACCGACCCCTGGCACCTCAGCGCCGCTCAACTCGACGGCCGGCAGGCCATCACGCGCCTGACCAGCTTCTGCCGGACCTACCTTCCCGGCTGCGAGGACGCCGTGGTCGGCGTGGTGGCCCCCATGGTGGGGGTACGCGAAACGCGCCGGATCACCGGCGACTACGTCCTCACACTCACGGACATCCTCGACTGCGCCCGCTTTGAGGACAGCATCTGCCGCAACCACTACCCGGTGGACATTCACAGCGTCAAAGGTGGAGCCCGGCTCCTGCACGAACGCGACGGCACCGCCCCCTACTTCGCGCCCGACGCGTACCATGACATCCCCTACCGCTGCCTGATCCCCCAGCGGATCACGAACCTGCTGGTTCCCGGCCGCGCCGCCAGCAGCACCTTCGAAGCGCAGTCCAGCATCCGCGTGCAGCAGAACTGCCACACCATGGGTGAAGCGGCCGGCATCGCGGCCGCCTGGGCCGCCCGCGATCACGGCGGCACCGTCCGGTCCGTGGATGTAGGCGCCCTGCAGTGCGAGATGCGCGCCCGCGGCGCGAACCTCTAA
- a CDS encoding carbohydrate ABC transporter permease → MPETSLPQEVLQRDRHAQVAARLKVARRRRQGLRNLVAYAVLTVIALIMLYPFYWTLITSLEPTGNIYEVKLLPRSFSLRNYAEMFSGTTVPFWRLIMNSVVICALGVTLTTTLATLAAYPLAKMRFPGRDLIFYAILILMVLPNEAGLIVNYITTIKLGLLQQTSPAADMIRQYLAVVLPGAASIVGLFLLRQAYLGVPLELIEAARIDGAPELTIWRRIMLPLALPTIAAFAILEFVAYWNSFLWARIMLPDKNMLPLSAGLLELSGTFSTNSRAVMAGAVITIIPILVVFLMGQKYFMKGLEGAVKG, encoded by the coding sequence ATGCCTGAGACCTCCCTCCCCCAGGAAGTGCTGCAGCGTGACCGTCACGCGCAGGTGGCCGCCCGCCTGAAGGTCGCGCGCCGGCGCCGCCAGGGCCTGCGCAACCTCGTGGCGTACGCCGTACTGACCGTCATCGCACTGATCATGCTCTACCCCTTCTACTGGACGCTCATCACGTCCCTGGAACCCACCGGGAACATCTACGAGGTGAAACTCCTGCCGCGCAGCTTCAGCCTGCGCAACTACGCTGAGATGTTCAGCGGCACCACCGTCCCCTTCTGGCGCCTGATCATGAACTCCGTCGTGATCTGCGCGCTGGGCGTCACCCTCACCACCACGCTCGCCACGCTCGCCGCGTACCCGCTGGCCAAAATGCGCTTCCCGGGCCGGGACCTGATCTTCTACGCCATCCTGATCCTGATGGTGCTGCCGAACGAGGCAGGACTGATCGTCAACTACATCACCACCATCAAACTGGGCCTGCTCCAGCAGACCAGCCCAGCCGCAGACATGATCCGCCAGTACCTCGCCGTGGTGCTGCCCGGCGCGGCCAGCATCGTCGGGCTGTTTCTACTAAGGCAGGCGTACCTGGGCGTTCCGCTGGAACTGATCGAGGCCGCCCGGATCGACGGCGCACCGGAACTCACCATCTGGCGCCGCATCATGCTGCCTCTCGCCCTGCCCACCATCGCAGCGTTCGCCATTCTGGAATTCGTGGCGTACTGGAACTCGTTTCTGTGGGCCCGCATCATGCTGCCCGACAAGAACATGCTGCCCCTCTCCGCAGGGCTGCTGGAACTGTCCGGCACGTTCAGCACCAACTCCCGCGCCGTGATGGCCGGCGCCGTCATCACCATCATCCCCATTCTCGTGGTGTTCCTGATGGGCCAGAAGTACTTCATGAAAGGCCTGGAAGGTGCGGTGAAGGGCTGA
- a CDS encoding prominin family protein produces MRSVTAPAHRPDPALAESGRVPTLAVLCTLFMLTVLPSLAGLVQGQMTGTARQLVYACGTAFLLHMVWRGSIWAWRLTISFGMLAGLLVFVVGMLAGSASWRGWLVSAAGVGYLLLCTALVGTPGIRAFLDARWAQRSGRHGGRRQP; encoded by the coding sequence ATGCGGAGCGTGACTGCGCCCGCCCACCGCCCTGATCCTGCCCTGGCCGAATCCGGCCGCGTGCCGACCCTGGCTGTTCTGTGCACCCTGTTCATGCTGACCGTCCTGCCGTCCCTTGCGGGTCTGGTGCAGGGGCAGATGACCGGCACGGCGCGGCAGCTCGTGTATGCCTGCGGCACGGCGTTCCTGCTGCACATGGTGTGGCGCGGCAGCATCTGGGCGTGGCGCCTGACCATCAGTTTCGGAATGCTGGCCGGCCTGCTGGTGTTCGTGGTGGGCATGCTGGCCGGCAGCGCGTCCTGGCGCGGCTGGCTGGTCAGTGCCGCGGGCGTCGGGTACCTGCTGCTGTGCACGGCCCTTGTGGGCACACCCGGCATCCGCGCGTTCCTGGATGCCCGCTGGGCGCAGCGCAGCGGGCGCCACGGCGGCCGGAGACAGCCGTGA
- a CDS encoding carbohydrate ABC transporter permease, giving the protein MTAKRRRVSRREQHRRGGTGASVTVRNTLIAYAFMLPFLVLLVVYHTWPVVFGTYLAFTEYNIISPPKWVGLANFRELFADEQFWSGLRNSLKYVLVVPVIQVISILVALLVNRPLKGIGFFRTAYYVPVVTSFAVVGLIWSWLYKQGGAVNSLLMALGLMHGDHSLLDSPATALFAVMFVTLWKGIGYYMVLYLAGLQGISPELEEAAVIDGATRAQVFWNITLPGLRPTILVCSLLSTISAVKVFEELYVMTPNGYPAGSTYSALMYSFSKAFGGDFNFGLAAAASMVVAVVSILFGLLNFRLTRGGRTDA; this is encoded by the coding sequence ATGACAGCAAAACGGCGGCGCGTGTCGCGCCGTGAACAACACCGCCGCGGCGGCACCGGCGCCTCCGTCACGGTCCGCAACACGCTGATCGCCTACGCGTTCATGCTGCCCTTCCTGGTCCTGCTCGTCGTGTACCACACGTGGCCCGTGGTGTTCGGCACGTACCTGGCGTTCACGGAATACAACATCATCAGCCCGCCCAAATGGGTGGGCCTCGCGAACTTCCGCGAACTCTTCGCCGACGAGCAGTTCTGGTCCGGGCTGCGCAACAGCCTGAAGTACGTGCTGGTCGTCCCCGTGATCCAGGTGATCTCCATCCTGGTCGCGCTCCTCGTCAACCGCCCCCTGAAAGGCATCGGGTTCTTCCGCACGGCGTACTACGTGCCGGTCGTGACCAGCTTCGCCGTGGTTGGCCTCATCTGGTCGTGGCTGTACAAGCAGGGCGGCGCCGTGAACAGCCTCCTGATGGCCCTCGGCCTGATGCACGGGGATCACAGCCTGCTGGACTCTCCCGCCACCGCGCTGTTCGCCGTCATGTTCGTCACCCTCTGGAAGGGCATCGGGTACTACATGGTGCTGTACCTCGCCGGCCTGCAGGGCATCAGCCCGGAACTGGAGGAAGCCGCCGTGATCGACGGCGCCACCCGCGCGCAGGTGTTCTGGAACATCACGCTGCCGGGCCTGCGCCCCACCATCCTGGTGTGCAGCCTGCTGTCCACCATCAGCGCCGTGAAGGTGTTCGAGGAGCTGTACGTCATGACGCCCAACGGCTACCCCGCCGGCAGCACGTACTCCGCGCTGATGTACTCGTTCTCCAAAGCTTTCGGCGGGGACTTCAACTTCGGACTGGCCGCCGCCGCGAGCATGGTCGTCGCGGTGGTCAGCATCCTGTTCGGCCTGCTGAACTTCCGCCTGACCCGGGGAGGGCGCACCGATGCCTGA
- a CDS encoding RNHCP domain-containing protein, which produces MSGERRFTVQGTNNAFTCGHCGAPVQPLRNGSVRNHCPVCLHSKHVDVLPGDRACDCHGLMEPVEVDQSGKKGWVIVHRCQRCGFTGRNRAALDDPDQPDDWNALVALSARRRD; this is translated from the coding sequence GTGAGCGGCGAGCGGCGCTTCACGGTGCAGGGCACGAACAACGCGTTCACGTGTGGACACTGCGGCGCGCCAGTGCAGCCGCTGCGTAACGGCTCGGTTCGCAACCACTGCCCGGTGTGCCTGCACAGCAAGCACGTGGACGTGCTGCCCGGCGACCGGGCCTGCGACTGTCACGGCCTGATGGAACCCGTGGAGGTCGACCAGAGCGGCAAGAAGGGCTGGGTGATCGTGCACCGCTGCCAGCGCTGCGGGTTCACGGGCCGTAACCGCGCCGCGCTGGACGACCCGGACCAGCCCGACGACTGGAACGCCCTGGTCGCCCTCAGCGCCCGCCGGCGGGACTGA
- the purD gene encoding phosphoribosylamine--glycine ligase produces the protein MRVLVIGGGGREHAIVHACARAGHEVLCTPGNPGIAQIARIIPSAQDAASLARLAQQESADVVIVGPEAYLAAGVVDECAVLGIPAFGPTRAASRLEGDKAWSKAFMHRHGIPTAAHHTFSRMDDARTHVQRLTPPIVVKDAGLKAGKGVTIAHTTQDAEAALLDIFTQDGAQAVIEDFMTGHEVTVLALTDGERYALTPPSQDHKTINEGDTGPMTGGMGVICPFPLSDEQLSTIRQTIIEPTLRGMRADGHPFQGVLYAGLMLTPNGPKVVEFNARFGDPEAEAVLPLLDSDLAQHALDAARGTLNPTDVQFRTAASATIILAAPGYPAEPQKGIPLSLPEPGPDEVIYHAGTTGSHAGLVSSGGRVLAITAVASTLNAALGRAYALAERTDFPGAQLRRDIGARIGAVPDPV, from the coding sequence ATGCGGGTTCTCGTGATTGGCGGCGGCGGCCGCGAGCACGCCATCGTACACGCCTGCGCCCGGGCAGGCCATGAGGTGCTGTGCACGCCCGGCAACCCCGGCATCGCGCAGATCGCGCGCATCATTCCGTCTGCACAGGACGCGGCAAGTCTCGCCCGGCTGGCCCAGCAGGAAAGCGCAGACGTGGTCATCGTGGGTCCCGAAGCGTACCTGGCCGCCGGAGTCGTGGACGAGTGCGCGGTCCTCGGCATTCCGGCGTTCGGACCCACCCGCGCCGCCAGCCGCCTGGAAGGCGACAAGGCCTGGAGCAAAGCATTCATGCACCGCCACGGCATTCCCACAGCCGCGCACCACACATTCAGCAGAATGGACGACGCGCGCACCCACGTGCAGCGGCTCACGCCACCCATCGTGGTCAAGGACGCCGGCCTGAAAGCCGGAAAAGGCGTCACCATCGCCCACACCACCCAGGACGCCGAGGCCGCGCTGCTCGATATCTTCACGCAGGACGGCGCGCAGGCCGTCATCGAGGACTTCATGACCGGTCATGAAGTCACCGTGCTGGCCCTGACAGACGGAGAACGCTACGCCCTGACCCCCCCCAGCCAGGACCACAAGACCATCAACGAGGGCGACACAGGCCCCATGACCGGCGGCATGGGCGTCATCTGCCCCTTCCCGCTCAGCGACGAGCAGCTCAGCACCATCCGCCAGACCATCATCGAACCTACCCTGCGCGGCATGCGCGCAGACGGCCACCCGTTCCAGGGTGTGCTGTACGCCGGCCTCATGCTCACCCCCAACGGCCCGAAAGTCGTGGAGTTCAACGCCCGCTTCGGCGACCCGGAAGCCGAGGCGGTGCTGCCTCTGCTCGACAGTGATCTTGCCCAGCACGCCCTGGACGCCGCCCGCGGCACCCTGAACCCCACAGACGTTCAGTTCCGCACCGCCGCCAGTGCCACGATCATCCTCGCAGCGCCCGGCTACCCCGCTGAACCCCAGAAGGGCATTCCTCTGAGCCTCCCCGAACCAGGACCGGACGAGGTGATCTACCACGCAGGCACCACCGGCAGCCACGCGGGCCTCGTCAGCAGCGGCGGCCGCGTGCTGGCCATCACCGCCGTGGCGTCCACGCTGAACGCCGCGCTGGGCCGCGCGTACGCACTGGCAGAACGCACCGACTTCCCCGGCGCACAGCTCCGGCGTGACATCGGCGCGAGGATCGGCGCGGTACCCGACCCCGTTTGA
- a CDS encoding MOSC domain-containing protein: protein MQLLLTAVCVGQPAALSVGTRETVTGIDKRAVPLRVPVTPAGLDGDHVLNRQYHGGPDQAVYAYTVPDYACWADYFGALPVPGTFGENLVLSGLDSAALRVGDRLTVHGPDGNVTLEVTAPRIPCATLAARLQDDTFVRRFAQGRRPGAYLRVLTSGTLGAGDPVSVASAPAGSPTLGELFDLGLGARPDRATLEGYLQFPLAERLRGTVRDLLA from the coding sequence ATGCAGCTTCTCCTCACGGCCGTGTGTGTCGGTCAGCCTGCCGCCCTGTCTGTCGGGACACGCGAGACCGTGACCGGCATCGACAAGCGTGCCGTGCCTTTGCGCGTGCCGGTCACCCCGGCTGGCCTGGACGGCGATCACGTCCTGAACCGCCAGTACCACGGCGGCCCGGACCAGGCGGTGTACGCGTACACAGTTCCCGATTATGCCTGCTGGGCCGACTATTTTGGTGCGCTGCCGGTTCCGGGCACGTTTGGGGAGAACCTGGTGCTCAGCGGTCTGGACTCCGCCGCGCTGCGTGTCGGGGACCGTCTGACCGTGCATGGGCCGGACGGCAACGTGACGCTGGAGGTGACCGCGCCCCGCATTCCGTGCGCTACGCTCGCCGCGCGCCTGCAGGATGACACTTTTGTCAGGCGCTTTGCGCAGGGGCGGCGGCCGGGCGCGTACCTGCGGGTGCTGACCAGCGGCACGCTTGGGGCGGGCGACCCGGTCAGCGTGGCGTCCGCGCCCGCCGGGTCACCCACGCTGGGTGAGCTGTTCGACCTGGGCCTCGGGGCCAGGCCGGACCGCGCGACCCTGGAAGGGTACCTGCAGTTCCCGCTGGCTGAGCGCCTGCGCGGCACCGTGCGCGACCTGCTGGCATAG
- a CDS encoding NUDIX domain-containing protein, translated as MFTRRPAFYVNARAIIERSGPHGREVLLQVRAKPGEPRTLEFPGGQLDPFEPITAALKREVNEETGLTITAFLDDLNLTHSTVPGGDVECLTPSFVYQTTRGPVDSVGFFFRVEATGTLTRHGDHAEAHQWVALTALRRQVDTHPAHFNWLTLAALRHLFTSPWRAT; from the coding sequence ATGTTCACCCGCCGCCCTGCCTTCTACGTGAACGCCCGCGCGATCATCGAACGTTCTGGCCCGCACGGCCGGGAGGTGCTGCTCCAGGTGCGCGCCAAGCCCGGCGAACCCCGAACCCTCGAGTTCCCCGGCGGACAACTCGACCCGTTTGAACCCATCACCGCCGCCCTGAAACGCGAGGTGAACGAGGAGACCGGCCTGACCATCACCGCGTTTCTCGACGACCTGAACCTCACCCACTCCACAGTGCCAGGCGGGGACGTCGAGTGCCTGACCCCCTCCTTCGTGTACCAGACCACCCGCGGCCCCGTGGACAGCGTCGGCTTCTTCTTCCGCGTGGAAGCCACCGGGACGCTCACCCGCCACGGCGACCACGCCGAAGCCCACCAGTGGGTGGCGCTGACGGCGCTCCGCAGGCAAGTGGATACGCACCCCGCCCACTTCAACTGGCTGACCCTCGCCGCCCTCAGGCACCTGTTCACGTCTCCCTGGAGGGCCACGTGA
- the nadA gene encoding quinolinate synthase NadA → MTNREPTPVVPRPQVPHRDLLQLEVLTDETQLRADITRLRLERNAVILAHNYQRPEVQQIADFVGDSLGLSRQAATTDADVIVFAGVHFMAETAAILNPGKTVLLPDLRAGCSLADTLTAQGIRDWKARHPGGLVVTYVNTTADVKAESDYCVTSGNAVQVVESLPPGVPVLFAPDRFLAAHVIRVTGRQMDVWDGACHVHEAIRPEDVQGQQAAHPDAELLIHPECGCSSRILNAIPDLQLYSTEGMIHRARASAAQEFIVVTETGMVTRLQRDVPGKTFIPVSRAACCEYMKMITLENIRDSLLTLQPRVTVPDAIREQALKPIERMLAIG, encoded by the coding sequence ATGACGAACCGTGAACCGACCCCTGTCGTGCCGCGCCCCCAGGTGCCGCACCGCGACCTGCTGCAACTGGAGGTGCTGACCGACGAGACGCAGCTTCGTGCGGACATCACGCGCCTGCGTCTGGAGAGAAATGCCGTGATCCTGGCGCACAACTACCAGCGGCCCGAAGTGCAGCAGATCGCGGACTTCGTGGGCGATTCGCTCGGCCTGTCGCGGCAGGCGGCCACCACCGACGCGGACGTGATCGTGTTCGCGGGCGTGCATTTCATGGCGGAGACCGCTGCCATCCTCAACCCAGGGAAGACGGTGCTGCTGCCCGACCTGCGCGCAGGCTGCTCGCTGGCCGACACGCTCACCGCGCAGGGCATCCGGGACTGGAAGGCGCGGCACCCCGGCGGCCTGGTGGTGACGTACGTGAACACCACCGCAGACGTGAAAGCCGAATCCGACTACTGCGTCACCAGCGGTAACGCCGTGCAGGTCGTTGAGAGCCTCCCGCCGGGCGTGCCGGTCCTGTTCGCTCCGGACCGCTTCCTGGCGGCGCACGTCATTCGGGTGACCGGCCGGCAGATGGACGTCTGGGACGGGGCGTGTCACGTGCACGAAGCGATCCGCCCGGAGGACGTGCAGGGCCAGCAGGCCGCGCACCCGGACGCCGAGCTGCTGATTCACCCGGAGTGCGGCTGCTCCAGCAGGATCCTGAATGCCATTCCGGACTTGCAGCTGTACTCCACGGAAGGCATGATTCACCGCGCCCGGGCCAGTGCCGCGCAGGAGTTCATTGTCGTGACCGAAACCGGGATGGTCACGCGGCTGCAGCGCGACGTGCCCGGCAAGACCTTCATTCCTGTGAGCCGCGCCGCGTGCTGCGAGTACATGAAGATGATTACGCTGGAGAACATCCGCGACAGCCTGCTCACCCTTCAGCCGCGCGTCACCGTTCCGGACGCGATTCGCGAGCAGGCCCTGAAACCCATTGAGCGCATGCTCGCCATCGGGTAG
- the icd gene encoding NADP-dependent isocitrate dehydrogenase, whose product MDKHIKVPAQGEKITMQDGKLNVPNHPVIPFVEGDGTGPDIWRASVRVLDAAVDIAYGGERKIEWMEVYAGEKSLEVYGENEWLPQSTVNAFNEYLFGIKGPLTTPVGTGIRSINVALRQELDLYACVRPVQYFNGVPSPVKRPQDVDMVIFRENTEDIYAGIEYKAGTDEADKVRGFLMREMGVKKIRFPDSSSFGIKPVSREGTERLVRAAIQFAIDNGRKSVALVHKGNIMKFTEGGFRDWGYELAKREFGGVELDGGPWLQLPGGIVIKDVIADNFLQQILLRPTDYDVIATLNLNGDYISDALAAQVGGIGIAPGANINYVTGHAIFEATHGTAPKYAGKDVINPSSVILSGEMMLRYMGWTEAADLILRGLDDTIQQKVVTYDFARNMEGATEVKTSEFGNRIIENMQARKA is encoded by the coding sequence ATGGATAAGCACATCAAGGTGCCCGCGCAGGGCGAGAAGATCACGATGCAAGACGGCAAGCTGAACGTGCCGAACCACCCCGTGATTCCCTTCGTGGAAGGCGACGGAACGGGCCCGGACATCTGGCGTGCCAGCGTGCGCGTTCTCGACGCGGCCGTGGACATCGCGTACGGCGGCGAGCGGAAGATCGAGTGGATGGAAGTCTACGCCGGCGAGAAGAGCCTTGAGGTGTACGGCGAGAACGAGTGGCTGCCCCAGAGCACCGTCAATGCCTTCAACGAGTACCTGTTCGGCATCAAGGGCCCGCTGACCACCCCGGTCGGCACCGGCATCCGCAGCATCAACGTGGCGCTCCGTCAGGAACTGGACCTGTACGCCTGCGTGCGTCCCGTGCAGTACTTCAACGGCGTGCCCAGCCCCGTCAAGCGCCCGCAGGACGTGGACATGGTGATCTTCCGGGAGAACACCGAGGACATCTACGCCGGCATCGAGTACAAGGCCGGCACGGACGAGGCCGATAAGGTGCGCGGCTTCCTGATGCGCGAGATGGGCGTCAAGAAAATCCGCTTCCCCGACAGCAGCTCGTTCGGCATCAAACCTGTGTCCCGCGAAGGGACCGAGCGCCTGGTGCGCGCCGCCATCCAGTTCGCCATCGACAACGGCCGCAAGAGCGTCGCGCTGGTGCACAAGGGCAACATCATGAAGTTCACGGAGGGCGGCTTCCGCGACTGGGGCTATGAGCTCGCCAAACGCGAGTTCGGCGGCGTGGAACTCGACGGGGGCCCCTGGCTGCAGCTGCCGGGCGGAATCGTCATCAAGGACGTCATCGCGGATAACTTCCTGCAGCAGATCCTGCTGCGCCCCACGGACTACGACGTGATCGCCACCCTGAACCTGAACGGCGACTACATCAGCGACGCGCTTGCCGCGCAGGTCGGCGGGATCGGCATTGCGCCCGGCGCGAACATCAACTACGTGACGGGTCACGCGATTTTCGAGGCGACCCACGGCACGGCGCCCAAGTACGCCGGCAAGGACGTCATCAACCCCAGCTCCGTGATTCTGAGCGGCGAGATGATGCTGCGCTACATGGGCTGGACCGAAGCGGCCGACCTGATCCTGCGCGGCCTGGACGACACCATCCAGCAGAAGGTCGTCACGTACGACTTCGCCCGCAACATGGAAGGCGCCACCGAAGTGAAGACCAGCGAGTTCGGCAACCGGATTATTGAGAACATGCAGGCCCGCAAGGCCTGA